A part of Uloborus diversus isolate 005 chromosome 6, Udiv.v.3.1, whole genome shotgun sequence genomic DNA contains:
- the LOC129224282 gene encoding uncharacterized protein LOC129224282 yields MDKLGESVLYHDTDSIIYASNGTNDPALGNLLGEFTDELNGDTIETFVSGGPKNYGYKTASGKTCCKVRGFTLNFRNSKSLNYDALKWLVSGMSDDTIALNNPSKITRDPKKRRIINKPETKLYRMVYNKRVIQQDFTTLPYGYW; encoded by the exons ATGGATAAGTTGGGAGAGTCTGTGTTATATCACGACACAGATTCCATAATTTACGCTAGCAATGGAACAAATGATCCCGCTCTGGGCAACCTTTTAGGCGAGTTCACGGATGAATTAAATGGGGATACGATAGAAACATTTGTGTCAG gcgGCCCAAAGAACTATGGATACAAAACAGCCTCTGGAAAAACATGCTGTAAGGTTCGAGGCTTTACCTtgaattttagaaattcaaaGAGCCTCAACTATGATGCTTTAAAGTGGTTAGTATCTGGAATGAGTGATGACACAATTGCACTCAATAACCCATCAAAAATCACGAGAGATCCCAAGAAAAGACGCATCATCAACAAACCTGAAACAAAATTGTATCGGATGGTTTACAATAAACGCGTCATCCAGCAAGACTTCACGACTTTGCCGTATGGATActggtaa